The genomic DNA TCGAATAAAAGGTATAATGTTTATAATAGCATCAGCGCTTGGCTTTGCAATGATGTCTGCATTCGTAAAGCTAGCTGGAGATTTACCAAGTTTTCAAAAAGTGTTCTTTAGAAATCTGGTATCAGCTATAATAGCTTTTTGGCTTATCATAAAACATAAAGGAAGTCTAACTGGTAAAAAAGAAAATTTAAAAGTACTTTTATATAGGTCAATATTTGGAACTCTAGGAGTTATATTTAACTACTATGCAATTGACAAGTTGATGCTTTCAGATGCTAATATGCTAAATAAAATGAGTCCCTTCCTTGTAGTAATATTTTGTGCAATTGCTCTAAAAGAAAAAATAAATGTAAAGCAGATAGGAGCTATTATAATTGCATTTATAGGAGCTTTATTCATAATAAAACCAACATTTAGTGTAGAAGTAATTCCATATCTTGGGGGAATTGCAGGAGCTGTATTTGCAGCAATGGCATATACTTGTTTAAGAGTTCTTGGAGATAGAGAAGATTACTATACAATTGTATTTTTCTTTTCAGTTTTTTCATTAGTTACTGTAGGGCCAATTGCTTTTGCAGTATATGAACCAATGACCCTTATGCAACTTATATATCTATTACTAGGTGGAGTATTTGCAAGTCTAGGTCAATTTGGAATAACTCTAGCATATAAATATGCACCTGCTAAGGAAATCTCTATATTTGACTATAGTAATATAATCTTTTCAGCAATTTTAAGTATATTCTTATTCAATGTCTATCCAGATATGTTAAGTGTTGTTGGATATTTAATAGTATTTTCGGCAGCATTTTATATGTTTTTATACAATAAGAAGTTAGATAAATTAGACAAAGAAAAGAAGAAGTAAACTAGATAAAAGTGTTTTTATAATTTGTATTGAATATTTAAGTCTTTGTATTAAAATTAAAGAAAATTTAATTAAAAATGTTTGGTATATTAACTTATAACAGCAGTTAAAATTGAAAAATTATAACTGCTGTTTCTTTTATTAAAAATATCCAAATGTCTGTAAAAATAGACTATAATAGAGTAGTATAAATAATATAAAGGGGATAAATTAAAGTATGGAAAAAGTGAAAGTTGCTGTGATTGGAGCAGGTAATAGAGGAACGTATGCATATGCTCCATATATTTATGAAAATTCTGATGTATGTGAAATAGTTGCTGTAGCAGAACCTAAAAAAGGAAGACGAGAACTATTTACAAAAAAATATAACCTAGATAGTAAAAATGTATTTGAAACTTTAGAAGACTTTTTTAAACATGACAAGATGGCAGATGCAGTAATAATAGCTACAAATGATGATAGACATTATGATGTAGCAAAACTAGCTCTTGAAAAAGGTTATCATGTACTATTAGAAAAGCCAATGTCTAATAGTTTAGATGGTTTGGTACATATAGATGACTTGTGTGATAAGTATAAAGATAAGATTTTTATGATTTGCCATGTACTGAGATATTCTCCATTTTATAATAAATTAAAAGAAATTGTAGAAAGCAAAAAATTAGGAGAGCTAGTTAGTATACAATATAATGAAAATATAGGATATTGGCATTTTGCACATAGCTTTACTAGAGGGAATTGGAGAAATAGCAATGAAACCAGTCCTTTAATTTTAGCAAAGAGTTGTCATGACATGGATATTTTGTTATATTTAGTAGGAAGTAGATGCAAAAAAATATCTGCATTTGGAAGCTTAAAGCATCTTAATAACCAAAATGCTAGTGGAGAGATGGCACAAAATTGTCTTCAGTGTTTAGTTGAAAAAAAATGTCCATATTCAGCAAAGAGAATTTATTTAGAAAAAGATAGAAGTATAAATAGAGCTGTTCACATAAATCCAACTGAAGAGAATCTATTAAATATACTTAAGACAAGTCCATATGGAAGATGTGTTTACAGATGTGATAATAATGTTGTAGACAATATGGTAAATATACTACAGTTTGAAAATGGAGTGACGGCTACTTTTAATTTATGTGCATTTACTAAAGAAAATGGAAGAACTATAAAGTTAATGTTTAGCCATGGTGAAGTTGGTGGGGATTTAAATAAAAATGAGATAAGAATTAAAGAATTTGGAAAAAACGAAGAAATAGTTATGAATCCATCAAATCAACAGAATATGGTAGAGGAATATGATAGAAATCTTATAGCTGAATTTATTAAATTAGTTTCAAATAAAGAACTAGAAAAGGGTAGAGTAGCAGCAAAAGAAGCTATACAAAGTCATGTAATGGCATTTGCAGCAGAATATTCTAGGGTCAGTGATGAAGTAGTGTATATAGAAGAATTTTTTGATAGTGCTAAGCAAATGACTAAGGAGATAGAAGAAACTATATTTTAATTAATAAAAATTTATTAAATAAAATAAAGATAGATTAAATAATAGAAATACGAAAATATGTGTTCTATTAAGGAATCTATCTTTTTTATTAAGGTTTTTTCTTATCCCTATCAAAAAAATCCATACATTCTGATAAAAGATAAGAAAGTAAAGCGAATAAGATTTCTGTACTTAAAGGAATCGTTACTGAATCCATAAAGGTATCAATTATGTTCATAGCTAGAAAAGTTAGTATAAAATCAATTATAAATTCGCAAAGTTTATATATTGAGTATGGTAATTTGTTTACATATCTGAATATATCTAAAATAGTAGTGCATAGAAAATCAATTGGAGTGGTTATACAAAAATATATTAAAAAGAAAATTAATACAGCTCCAAGAGATTTATATTCAAATCCTAAGAATGATAAGAAGCCAATTCCTATAACCGTGAAAATACAAAAAGTTATACCAAAAAAAACAGCAAAAAATAAAAATACAGAAATAAATTCGCCTAAAGGAATCCTTCTTTTATTACTTATCTTAATCAACTCCTTAATTTATGATATGAAATTTATATAAATAATAACATTCTTAAAAATTCATAATAGTCCTCTGTTTCAAATAGTACTGTTTGAGAATCTATTTTTTTCATATTTGGATAAAAAGAGGCCTTAAAAGCTTTATAATGTTCTCTAAATTTTATTTCTATCTTAAATTTATCTGGCAATTTTATTAAGTGCCTAGATAAATCTCCAGATAAAGCTTTTTTGACACCTTTTTCAATTTTTTTTAGTGCAAGGTTTGGATGGATTGAAATTGAACCATTTCCAATTCCTTTTGACACAGGAACAGTGACTATATTTGGATTTAGTTTTTTTGCACTCTCACAAAGCATTTCATCTCCACTTAAAAATGCTACAGGAACATTATAATATGCAGCAATATAAGCATTTATAGTAAATTCAGATGCTATTTCATCATTTATTTTAAAATAGTCATAATCAATATCCATAGTATGAGAAAGTGGATTACCATTACAAGTAGCTCCAGAGTGATAGCCGGTGAATATACATGCATCAAAGCTTTCATCAATTCCTGCCATCATAACTAGTGGGTCTTTGGTCCATCCTCTAAGTATTTTGACGTTTTCAGGTAAAATATTTGGATTAATATTTCTACCACTGTCATGTGCATCTTTAACAAGTATTTCATGTACACCAGATTGAGTAGCTCCATCACATGCTGCTGTTATCTCTTTACTCATTTGTGTTCTATAGTGTTGCGAAAATTCACATTCAAGTTTTGTTTCATCCCAATTTACAATACCACAAGTACCTTCTATATCAGCACTTAAATACAATTTCATAATATATACCCCCTTATGTTTATTATTGATGATAATAACAGATAACAGAAAATACATAATCAATAAAGGGCATAAAAATATTATGTCTTACTATTAACTATTATTAAATCTGTAACTGAAAAATAACTAAATTGGTATAAAAAAATATAACACTATGTGTCATTTATTTATATAGTTTTTTATATTTGATGTTTATATAAAATTGTAACATATAAGTGGTTACATTTACTAGTTTAACATAGTTAAAATAGTTAGGTATTATTTTTAAGTTAAATTGATTATTATAAAATCGCAGAATAAAAGAAAAATTTAATTTATTAAAATGCATGAAATGTTTTTTCCTCAACATAATGCTAAATTAAACTCAAAAAGAAATAATAGAAAAATCTTATGTAGCTTAGAAAGAATGTGAATGATTTAAGGGAAAAATAGAAATTTATTATATAATATTAGGTTGTATTATATAATACAGCCTAATATTATATGTATATGTGACATAAAATCTTGGTAAGTGTAAATAAAATAAATATGGAAAACAAGTTAATGAAATCAAGAAAAAAGTAATTTAAAATTCAATTTCATCTTCCCAATTAAATTCTCCTGATTTTTCTACACTCTTAGGCCAGTGACTACACCATTTAGGAACGGAAGGATTTTCAACCCTATCAACGCTTGGAGTATATGGCTTTAAGTCAATAACAGGACTATTATCATTAGCATCAATATATGGTATTTTTATTATGCCATTTTCATGGTCGATATTGATAATTTGTACAGCAGTCAATGCTATTGGATTGGGTCTTATAGGTGACCTTGTTGCAAATATTCCTATAACGTCTGGTCCACTTTTATAAGGTTTTGGGGTTTCTAAAATACTTCTTAGTTCAGGATTATCAAACCCATCAGCCCACCAAAATACATTTAAATGACTGAAATCGTCGAGTTCATTTAATGCAGGTACATACTTTTTGTCTAATTTAATAAAGACCTCTTCGCCTTGAATACATATTTTACCTATAGGATTTATTAATATTTCTTTCATAATATTACCTCCAACTATTTAATTTATCATTTGTAATTTTAGGGTATAACATGACATCATGTGAGGGTCAATATAAAATAATAAATAAAAATATTAATAGTTAGAATGATAATACATTTTTTACATGGAGCATGACACCAGTAATAAGGCAATCTTCGTCAATATCAAAAGTAGAGGTATGCAAAGGGGAAGTAATGTTTTTTTCACGATTTGCACAACCAAGGTGGTAAAAAGCTCCTTCACAGTGTCTTAGAAAATACGAAAAGTCTTCAGCCCCAAGAGTGGGCGAGTCTTTAAGGATAATATTTTCTTCACCAAACAATTCTACAGCATTTTGTTTGACGTAATCTACTAGATGGTTTGAATTGATAAGAGCTGGATAACCTTCCTCAATTTCAACAGAAATACTTCCTCCAAATGTTTTACAAGTAAAATCGCAAATTTCTCTAATTCGTTTTTTTGAAAACTCTCTAGTTTCAGGAGTCAAGGTTCTCAAAGTACCCCTTATAACCACTTTGTCACAAACTATATTTTCTTTGATTCCACCTTCAATCTTTCCTAGAGAAATAACCACAGAATCAGTTGGATTTGTGTTTCGACTAACGATTGTCTGTAGAGCTGTAATAATATGAGCAGATATAACAATAGCATCAATACCTTGATGTGGATAAGCTCCATGACATTTTGAACCATGTACAGTTAATTGAAGTGTATCGGTGGAAGCATTTAGAGTGTTGTATTTTAATTCAATTAGATTTTTGTTGATATTGGGATTTACATGAAGTCCAAATATATATTTTACATTTGGGTTTTCAAGACATCCATCTTCTATCATAAGTTGAGCCCCACCAATAGTTTCCTCGGCAGGTTGAAAAAAGAATTTTACATTTACATTTAAGTAATCCTTTAATTTAAATAGTATATTACAAGTACCCAGTAAAATAGCAGTGTGTGCATCATGACCACATGCATGCATTTTGCCAATATTAATAGATTTATAAGAATAATTAAGTTCTTCTGTTATAGGTAAGGCATCTATATCAGCTCTTATAGCAACTGTTTCAAAGTTTGGACTCACGTTAATGTATGCAGTTATCCCTGTATGATTCTTATATTCAATATAATTTATACCTATTTCATTTAAGTATTTAATAATTTTTTTCTTAGTTTGAAATTCTTCTAATCCAAGTTCTGGAGTCTTATGTAAATCTCTTCTTATATTTATAACCCAATCATTTATCTCATGACAAAGAGTTTTTATATTAAGCATAAAACACATCCTAACTATATTAAAAATTTATTTTTCTTCATTAATTATATTATTTTATGTAAATCATTATTATGTATCAAGTACAAATAAAATATCTTATAATTATATTAGAGATATTTAGTATGGAGAAGAATATATCATTTTATAAGAAGAGGTGTTTAAATGTTAGGAATAATTGCGCCATCTGGGCCATTAAGAAATACAAGTTTGGAGGAAATAAAGTTTAATTTAGAAAGTTATGGTTACGAAGTTAAGTTTTCTGAAAGTTGTAGTTTAAATTATAAAGGTTATTTAGCTGGTAATGATGATATTAGAGCAAGGGATATAGAAGATATGTTTTTAGATAAAGATGTAGATATAATTATGTGCTTAAGAGGAGGTTATGGAACAACAAGAATATTGGATAAAATAAATTATGATATAATAAAGCAAAATCCAAAACCATTTATAGGTTTTTCTGATATAACAGGTTTAAATTTAGCTTTCTATAAAAATTGTGGTCTTTTACCATATCATGGAATAATGGCAGCAAATGTAGGTAAATGGGATAAATTTACCTATAAATCATTGGTAAATGCTTTAGAATTTAAAGATGAATTATATTTAGAAAATCCAAAAGAAGAAAAGATTTATACTGTATGTGAAGGTAAAGCAGAGGGAATAATAATGGGAGGAAATTTATCCTTAATAATTGCCACAATGGGAACAAAATATGAAATAGATGCAAAAGATAAAATTTTGTTTATTGAGGAAATTGGAGAACCTCAATATAAATTGGATAGAATGTTAACACAACTATATTCTTCAGGAAAACTTGAGGAATGTAATGGTATAATTTTTGGAGATTTTAAGGATTGTATTGAAGAAAATGATTTGATGGAATTACTAATAGAATTTGCAAATAAGGTCAATAAACCTTCTATATATAATCTTCAGTCAGGACATTGTATCCCAATGATAACTATTCCTTTGGGCAGAATGTGCGAATTAGATGCTACAGAAAAAATCGTTAAATTAAAAAAATAGTGTGTATATAAATATAATAGAAATATGGTATAATCTTATACAAGTAAAAATTTAGCTAGGAGGATGAAAAATGTCTGATGATAGAATAATAGACTTTAACGAACTAAAGAACAAAGTTAAAGATTCTGATGTAGATAAATTTGAGCAATACATATATAACTTATATTTTTCTGTTATGGATGGAAAGATGTCTATGGCTGAGTTTTCAAGAAAAATATTCGATTATATGAGAGATAACAACATATCTCAAGAAAAATTTATGAAAATACAAAAGCAATTTATGGAGAGATATGGTATGGACACTGAAGAAGTAGAAAAACAACTTAGAAACTTTGGAATCGACCCTTCTACAGCAGGTTTTATGAGTAATAATACTTCCAGCAAAGTATCTACAGAAGATTTAGAGTCATTTAAGAAGAGTGCAGGATTTTATGAGAAATATGGAGAAAAAATCCAACCAAAGAGTTGTATAACAACATTTATAAAAAATGACTTAAATGATATTAATGTAATAATCGACCAAGAAAAGATAATGCTTTGTAGTGATAGAAAAATAAATCTTATGGATTCAGAACTAAATGAGTTTTTATTAGAATATAAGAATATGTTTAATAAAAAAATAAAGGTAGTAATGTGCGAA from Clostridioides difficile ATCC 9689 = DSM 1296 includes the following:
- a CDS encoding M55 family metallopeptidase, which translates into the protein MKLYLSADIEGTCGIVNWDETKLECEFSQHYRTQMSKEITAACDGATQSGVHEILVKDAHDSGRNINPNILPENVKILRGWTKDPLVMMAGIDESFDACIFTGYHSGATCNGNPLSHTMDIDYDYFKINDEIASEFTINAYIAAYYNVPVAFLSGDEMLCESAKKLNPNIVTVPVSKGIGNGSISIHPNLALKKIEKGVKKALSGDLSRHLIKLPDKFKIEIKFREHYKAFKASFYPNMKKIDSQTVLFETEDYYEFLRMLLFI
- a CDS encoding regulatory YrvL family protein, with amino-acid sequence MIKISNKRRIPLGEFISVFLFFAVFFGITFCIFTVIGIGFLSFLGFEYKSLGAVLIFFLIYFCITTPIDFLCTTILDIFRYVNKLPYSIYKLCEFIIDFILTFLAMNIIDTFMDSVTIPLSTEILFALLSYLLSECMDFFDRDKKKP
- a CDS encoding Gfo/Idh/MocA family protein, whose product is MEKVKVAVIGAGNRGTYAYAPYIYENSDVCEIVAVAEPKKGRRELFTKKYNLDSKNVFETLEDFFKHDKMADAVIIATNDDRHYDVAKLALEKGYHVLLEKPMSNSLDGLVHIDDLCDKYKDKIFMICHVLRYSPFYNKLKEIVESKKLGELVSIQYNENIGYWHFAHSFTRGNWRNSNETSPLILAKSCHDMDILLYLVGSRCKKISAFGSLKHLNNQNASGEMAQNCLQCLVEKKCPYSAKRIYLEKDRSINRAVHINPTEENLLNILKTSPYGRCVYRCDNNVVDNMVNILQFENGVTATFNLCAFTKENGRTIKLMFSHGEVGGDLNKNEIRIKEFGKNEEIVMNPSNQQNMVEEYDRNLIAEFIKLVSNKELEKGRVAAKEAIQSHVMAFAAEYSRVSDEVVYIEEFFDSAKQMTKEIEETIF
- a CDS encoding S66 peptidase family protein, with amino-acid sequence MLGIIAPSGPLRNTSLEEIKFNLESYGYEVKFSESCSLNYKGYLAGNDDIRARDIEDMFLDKDVDIIMCLRGGYGTTRILDKINYDIIKQNPKPFIGFSDITGLNLAFYKNCGLLPYHGIMAANVGKWDKFTYKSLVNALEFKDELYLENPKEEKIYTVCEGKAEGIIMGGNLSLIIATMGTKYEIDAKDKILFIEEIGEPQYKLDRMLTQLYSSGKLEECNGIIFGDFKDCIEENDLMELLIEFANKVNKPSIYNLQSGHCIPMITIPLGRMCELDATEKIVKLKK
- a CDS encoding M20 metallopeptidase family protein, which encodes MLNIKTLCHEINDWVINIRRDLHKTPELGLEEFQTKKKIIKYLNEIGINYIEYKNHTGITAYINVSPNFETVAIRADIDALPITEELNYSYKSINIGKMHACGHDAHTAILLGTCNILFKLKDYLNVNVKFFFQPAEETIGGAQLMIEDGCLENPNVKYIFGLHVNPNINKNLIELKYNTLNASTDTLQLTVHGSKCHGAYPHQGIDAIVISAHIITALQTIVSRNTNPTDSVVISLGKIEGGIKENIVCDKVVIRGTLRTLTPETREFSKKRIREICDFTCKTFGGSISVEIEEGYPALINSNHLVDYVKQNAVELFGEENIILKDSPTLGAEDFSYFLRHCEGAFYHLGCANREKNITSPLHTSTFDIDEDCLITGVMLHVKNVLSF
- a CDS encoding SAM-dependent methyltransferase, whose amino-acid sequence is MKEILINPIGKICIQGEEVFIKLDKKYVPALNELDDFSHLNVFWWADGFDNPELRSILETPKPYKSGPDVIGIFATRSPIRPNPIALTAVQIINIDHENGIIKIPYIDANDNSPVIDLKPYTPSVDRVENPSVPKWCSHWPKSVEKSGEFNWEDEIEF
- a CDS encoding DMT family transporter is translated as MSSTIKSNRIKGIMFIIASALGFAMMSAFVKLAGDLPSFQKVFFRNLVSAIIAFWLIIKHKGSLTGKKENLKVLLYRSIFGTLGVIFNYYAIDKLMLSDANMLNKMSPFLVVIFCAIALKEKINVKQIGAIIIAFIGALFIIKPTFSVEVIPYLGGIAGAVFAAMAYTCLRVLGDREDYYTIVFFFSVFSLVTVGPIAFAVYEPMTLMQLIYLLLGGVFASLGQFGITLAYKYAPAKEISIFDYSNIIFSAILSIFLFNVYPDMLSVVGYLIVFSAAFYMFLYNKKLDKLDKEKKK
- a CDS encoding DUF3867 domain-containing protein is translated as MSDDRIIDFNELKNKVKDSDVDKFEQYIYNLYFSVMDGKMSMAEFSRKIFDYMRDNNISQEKFMKIQKQFMERYGMDTEEVEKQLRNFGIDPSTAGFMSNNTSSKVSTEDLESFKKSAGFYEKYGEKIQPKSCITTFIKNDLNDINVIIDQEKIMLCSDRKINLMDSELNEFLLEYKNMFNKKIKVVMCETTNKYDY